In one Thermococcus sp. 2319x1 genomic region, the following are encoded:
- a CDS encoding DUF116 domain-containing protein: MGIDNIIAKLASAGADLSTRNAVRMALSLISEDEELTDQIYVEIKNKAYKEDFAKVPVEKRAVFIPQCLRNVKECPAEFGEYGWKCTKCGKCSIGSIIEYGEGLGYKQFYIVPGGSLVKKILKEKVPKGEIKAALGIACWPELAEASEKLSILKIPLQAVPLLRAGCINTLVDIERVRVALEVGLTQESKNPAFSTDMNPQPTL, from the coding sequence ATGGGGATTGACAACATAATCGCAAAGCTGGCATCGGCTGGAGCTGATCTCAGCACTAGAAATGCAGTAAGAATGGCGCTCTCTTTAATAAGCGAGGATGAGGAGCTTACGGATCAAATATACGTGGAGATAAAGAACAAAGCGTACAAAGAAGACTTTGCAAAGGTGCCTGTTGAAAAGAGGGCTGTTTTCATCCCCCAGTGTTTAAGGAATGTAAAAGAATGCCCCGCAGAGTTTGGCGAATATGGGTGGAAATGCACAAAGTGTGGAAAGTGTTCAATTGGGAGTATAATTGAGTATGGTGAAGGGCTTGGCTACAAGCAGTTCTACATAGTCCCGGGTGGGAGTTTGGTAAAGAAGATATTAAAGGAGAAGGTCCCTAAAGGAGAAATAAAGGCTGCATTGGGAATAGCATGCTGGCCTGAGCTTGCAGAAGCCAGTGAGAAGCTTTCCATTTTGAAGATTCCGCTTCAAGCCGTGCCTCTATTGAGAGCGGGGTGCATAAACACCCTTGTTGACATTGAAAGGGTCAGGGTGGCCTTGGAGGTTGGCCTTACACAAGAAAGCAAAAATCCAGCATTTTCCACAGACATGAATCCCCAACCGACTCTCTAA
- a CDS encoding DMT family transporter: protein MKRAELILLGITVIWGFTFPAMKVSLSYLPPVLFLAYRFGIASLLMLFAFRKKAIKSETFFEGFILGATLFFGHGFQIVGLKYTSASNSAFITSLYVVFTPFIAYFLLGDKLKARDFLSLSVAIAGLYLISGASLSFNYGDLLTVLCAISFAFQIVLVQKFGEKDYPSLAFWQIFWNFVFSTIYALIFEGFALPVGITPWLGIIYTGVFATVIAFTLQVKYQKETKAHKAALIYSAEPIFGHISAFLTIGEVLSLRGYLGALLILAAIWNEIRNESH from the coding sequence ATGAAAAGGGCGGAGCTAATTCTTCTTGGGATTACGGTCATATGGGGCTTCACGTTTCCGGCGATGAAAGTTAGCCTTTCTTATCTTCCTCCAGTCCTATTTTTGGCTTACCGTTTTGGAATAGCTTCTCTTCTCATGCTCTTTGCTTTTAGAAAGAAAGCCATAAAGAGCGAAACCTTCTTTGAAGGGTTTATTTTGGGGGCAACCCTCTTTTTTGGGCATGGTTTTCAGATAGTGGGTTTAAAATACACCTCCGCATCTAACTCCGCTTTTATAACTTCCCTTTATGTGGTTTTTACGCCCTTTATAGCTTATTTTCTTCTAGGTGATAAGCTGAAGGCAAGGGATTTTCTGTCCTTGAGTGTTGCCATAGCTGGTTTGTATCTAATCTCAGGAGCGAGCTTAAGTTTTAACTATGGCGATCTGTTGACGGTTCTTTGTGCAATCTCATTTGCATTCCAGATAGTCCTCGTCCAGAAATTTGGGGAGAAAGACTATCCCAGCCTTGCCTTTTGGCAGATATTTTGGAACTTTGTGTTTTCGACAATTTATGCCTTGATTTTTGAGGGATTTGCACTTCCGGTAGGGATAACTCCGTGGCTTGGCATTATTTACACGGGAGTCTTTGCAACGGTAATTGCTTTCACTCTTCAGGTAAAGTATCAGAAAGAAACGAAAGCCCATAAAGCAGCCTTAATATACTCCGCTGAACCAATTTTTGGGCATATATCAGCGTTTTTGACTATCGGGGAAGTCCTGAGCTTGAGAGGTTATCTGGGTGCCCTGTTGATTTTGGCTGCGATCTGGAATGAAATAAGAAATGAAAGCCATTAG
- a CDS encoding 4Fe-4S dicluster domain-containing protein yields MGEEEAYEVQKESVERIWILITPDRCSGCRLCEVACSLEHEGIIWPEASRIRVFELLPGVNVPHTCVQCPDYPCVNACPTKALSVDEKTGAVLVDEAKCIECGACITACPGDVPRIPAGKGSVVICDLCGGNPKCVEVCHEAGHDALKIVTGNYRPIFKTFAKDPVEKSSEIAKKIFGEEFLG; encoded by the coding sequence ATGGGTGAGGAAGAAGCTTATGAAGTCCAAAAGGAGAGCGTTGAGCGGATATGGATTCTGATAACTCCCGATAGGTGCAGCGGTTGCAGGCTGTGTGAAGTTGCCTGTTCCCTTGAACACGAAGGAATCATATGGCCAGAGGCATCAAGAATCAGGGTCTTTGAGCTTTTGCCCGGTGTTAACGTTCCACACACATGTGTTCAATGCCCGGACTATCCATGTGTAAATGCCTGCCCTACAAAGGCCCTTAGTGTTGATGAAAAGACAGGGGCAGTGCTTGTCGATGAAGCGAAGTGCATAGAGTGCGGGGCTTGTATAACAGCTTGCCCCGGGGATGTCCCGAGAATTCCAGCTGGTAAAGGAAGCGTTGTCATATGCGACCTCTGCGGTGGAAATCCGAAGTGTGTTGAAGTTTGCCATGAGGCCGGGCACGATGCCCTAAAGATTGTCACAGGAAACTACAGGCCTATCTTCAAGACATTTGCAAAGGATCCCGTGGAAAAGAGCTCTGAGATAGCGAAAAAGATCTTTGGAGAAGAGTTCCTGGGGTGA
- a CDS encoding aldehyde ferredoxin oxidoreductase family protein — translation MYAYTGKLLDVDLTREEIKEVELEEETLRKFYGGRGLGTYLLWKELGDRWESVDPLGEENILLILNGPLTGYYPGMKTAVVSKSPESNGIVGSVLSSEVGLELKASGYDGIIVRGKAKTPVYLFVYNDTVEIRDASKYWGMGGIELHKTLLKEVHEEIRKKEMLKGIPKEPAMMYIGKGGENKVRFAAIMTKLMHAAGYGGYGAVMGSKNLKAIVVKGSKSLPEVYDKEKMKSLLREFWKELFSMTTFREWGTGAGGYSVGHDRSSEPIRNWQEEYHNNEEISVVNFENRAWIKKYWADYGCPVNCMKISYLRYGEYKGSITDAPDYELQAYMGTNLGIFEPEKIVYLSYLVDELGLDGINAGNTMGFAAELYQRGILTKEDIGFELNWGDEKAFAKLLQLIAEKEGIGEILAEGTYRAALRISEMKGVDATKYAVHVKGIGVGAHGIRSELDYTKDISYAVSVQGGDHTSTAGLPAKSYEGEMVNAFYDSAVVCMFVTRPGFERILEFGNALTGFDITPEQWFNEVGLRIIHLQRILLLLGGPDVYWDPRKDDDNPPRFYEPLPSGPVRGKAPSREEIKSKVRQYYEEIGYDENGIPKEEVLEELGLSEAKREVKRIKKRLNL, via the coding sequence ATGTATGCATACACTGGGAAGCTCCTTGATGTTGACTTAACAAGGGAAGAGATTAAGGAAGTTGAGCTTGAGGAAGAAACTCTAAGGAAGTTCTACGGGGGAAGAGGGCTTGGAACTTACCTCCTCTGGAAAGAGCTTGGAGACAGGTGGGAGAGCGTCGATCCCCTTGGCGAAGAAAACATTCTTCTAATCCTAAACGGACCTCTAACCGGTTACTACCCGGGCATGAAAACCGCTGTTGTTTCTAAATCCCCGGAGAGCAATGGTATTGTGGGGAGTGTTTTAAGCAGTGAGGTGGGATTAGAGCTCAAGGCATCGGGATACGATGGGATTATAGTCAGAGGAAAGGCAAAAACACCCGTCTACCTCTTCGTTTACAACGATACCGTAGAGATAAGGGATGCATCTAAGTACTGGGGCATGGGAGGCATTGAGCTTCATAAAACCCTCTTAAAGGAAGTGCACGAAGAGATAAGAAAAAAGGAAATGCTGAAAGGGATCCCCAAAGAGCCCGCAATGATGTACATAGGCAAAGGAGGAGAGAATAAAGTTCGCTTTGCTGCAATAATGACAAAGCTCATGCATGCCGCAGGTTACGGTGGCTATGGAGCTGTTATGGGGAGCAAGAACCTCAAAGCGATAGTTGTAAAGGGAAGCAAATCCCTTCCAGAAGTTTACGACAAAGAAAAAATGAAATCCCTCCTCAGAGAGTTCTGGAAGGAGCTCTTCTCAATGACCACATTTAGGGAATGGGGCACCGGGGCTGGGGGCTATAGTGTAGGGCATGACCGCTCAAGCGAGCCGATAAGAAACTGGCAGGAGGAATATCACAACAACGAGGAGATAAGTGTCGTTAACTTCGAAAATAGGGCATGGATAAAGAAGTACTGGGCAGACTACGGCTGTCCAGTGAACTGTATGAAAATCTCCTACCTCCGTTATGGCGAATACAAGGGCTCAATAACGGATGCACCTGACTACGAGCTCCAAGCGTATATGGGAACCAACCTTGGAATATTCGAGCCTGAGAAGATCGTTTACCTCTCATACCTTGTGGACGAACTCGGCTTGGATGGGATAAACGCCGGAAACACCATGGGATTTGCAGCGGAGCTTTACCAGAGGGGGATCCTCACAAAGGAAGACATAGGATTTGAGCTCAACTGGGGTGATGAAAAGGCATTTGCAAAGCTTTTACAGCTAATAGCAGAGAAAGAGGGGATAGGAGAAATACTTGCAGAGGGAACCTACAGAGCAGCATTAAGGATTTCCGAGATGAAGGGAGTGGATGCAACAAAATATGCAGTTCACGTGAAGGGAATCGGAGTAGGAGCCCATGGAATAAGGAGTGAGCTTGACTACACAAAAGACATAAGCTATGCAGTATCAGTCCAAGGGGGAGACCACACCTCAACTGCTGGCCTTCCAGCAAAGAGCTACGAGGGAGAAATGGTAAATGCCTTCTATGACTCAGCTGTTGTGTGTATGTTTGTCACAAGGCCCGGATTTGAGAGAATCCTTGAGTTTGGAAACGCCTTAACGGGATTTGACATAACCCCAGAGCAGTGGTTTAATGAAGTCGGCTTGAGGATAATCCATCTCCAGAGAATACTTTTACTCCTTGGCGGGCCAGACGTATACTGGGATCCAAGAAAAGACGATGACAATCCACCAAGATTCTACGAACCACTACCAAGTGGCCCCGTTAGAGGAAAAGCTCCCAGCAGAGAGGAGATAAAATCAAAGGTCAGACAGTACTACGAGGAAATTGGCTACGACGAGAATGGAATTCCAAAAGAGGAAGTTCTTGAAGAACTCGGCTTAAGCGAGGCAAAGAGGGAAGTTAAGAGAATCAAAAAGCGCTTAAACCTTTAA